Below is a genomic region from Bacillus mycoides.
TTGTACAGGAACTGCATTTTTCATTTATCGCATTGCGTCAATGGTCTTTGGAGAAGAGTGTGGTCGTATTGCATCAATGTTTTACGCTTTATATATTCCAAATATATTTATGAGTTCTGTATTAACGGCGGAATCACTCGCAATATTTTTATTTTATTGTGCTTGTTACATATTTTTATATAAGGGATTAGACCATCCTTATATGTGGGTAATTTCAGCCATTTTATTTGCGCTGAGCAATATGATTTTCCCAATGGGGTTATTTTTACCTATTTTTATAGTTGTATATGTGCTGTTAATTGAATTATTTCAATCAGCAACGAAACAAAAATTACTATTAAAAATGATGGGAATACTTATTCTGTTTTATAGTACTCATTTTGGTGTGAGCTATGGTATCAAGATGATGGGAATGTCACAGTATACGATTTCTAATCAGACTTATGTTCAATCTGTTTTAATTGGAAAAAGTCAAAATGAAGAAAAAACATCCAAAAATAAAAGTGTAAAAGAGCACATTGATCAAGAGTTAAAAGAAATGGAAGTAGAAAGATTTAAACTGTTAAAACCAGTTATTAACCAGCTTTCAGACGAGGGAATAAATTCTATTATTTTTAAATGTGAAAAGCTTATATATATAGTGGTGACATTATTTATGGCCATAGCTTTATTACATTTTCTAATTAAGAAACAGCAAAATGAAGGATATATGTTGTTTGTATTATTAATTACCGGATACGTGTCGTTAAGGCTCTTCCGAGTAGATATGGCATATTATAATATTATTATGCCAGCTTTGTTTATTTTACAAAGCTTTGGTGTTTATATGAGTTATTTTTATTGCCAAAAAATATTTTTCAGAAAATAAAAGAATCCATTCTGGATTCTTTTTTTGTAGATGGATGATAAGGATGAATGCAAAGCGGAGATGAAGAATCTCCACTTTATATCGATTCGTCTTATCGGTTTAGTTCTAGTTGTAAATTATCCGCTGTTAAGGCCATTGTTGAGGAATCGTCTTGAATACTCTTCATTACTTGTGAGATAGTCTCTAATTCATTTTCAATTTTTTTATTTTGTTCTTTAGAGTTAGACATATCTTTTACGATTTCTTGGAAATATTGATCTGTCGCATGCATACTATCTGTCCCTTCAGATACGAGAGAGCTTATTTGTTCCACGGAAGAAGAGACGTGTATAATTTGTTCATTAGTTTTTTCAACGAGTTTTGTAACGTTGGAAATTGATTCTTTCGTTTGCTCTGATAACTTTCGGATTTCTCCCGCTACGACTGAAAAACCTTTACCAAATTCGCCAGCACGTGCAGATTCAA
It encodes:
- a CDS encoding ArnT family glycosyltransferase, whose protein sequence is MNHIRTNFSSFFSKIMIGAMLAFFAYSCWSAFETSKQFFGGSTTSITIVLVIFVILILLVASILQYRFTDKQFLVFLISISTVVRLITVLFVDVPMIGDMKAMYESAKQIAIGNNIENIAQLPFIIYESIIIRIFGDTVFALQLFNILFCTGTAFFIYRIASMVFGEECGRIASMFYALYIPNIFMSSVLTAESLAIFLFYCACYIFLYKGLDHPYMWVISAILFALSNMIFPMGLFLPIFIVVYVLLIELFQSATKQKLLLKMMGILILFYSTHFGVSYGIKMMGMSQYTISNQTYVQSVLIGKSQNEEKTSKNKSVKEHIDQELKEMEVERFKLLKPVINQLSDEGINSIIFKCEKLIYIVVTLFMAIALLHFLIKKQQNEGYMLFVLLITGYVSLRLFRVDMAYYNIIMPALFILQSFGVYMSYFYCQKIFFRK
- a CDS encoding methyl-accepting chemotaxis protein: MTITHTELAAVSEKTSSSIQQLTSKSESIVGIAKTGTSLATTSEEKANKGKEQLNLQNKRMESIQTNMETIITDTHELLDISNKINEIIDIVKSIAEQTNLLALNAAIESARAGEFGKGFSVVAGEIRKLSEQTKESISNVTKLVEKTNEQIIHVSSSVEQISSLVSEGTDSMHATDQYFQEIVKDMSNSKEQNKKIENELETISQVMKSIQDDSSTMALTADNLQLELNR